A window of Emcibacter nanhaiensis genomic DNA:
AGAGTCTTCAGAGCTTCCAGATGCACATCTTCCCCAACAACGGGCATGGCCATACGGCGGGCTGAGCGATTGAAACGCCTGATGTTTTCAGATTTATCTGGCCACTCTCTGTTCTGTAGGTTCTGAGGCCTTCATAAATCTCCTGCCCATAATGCAGTTCAGTCGCCACCAGGTTCAGATCGATATCCTGAATGGATATAATCTCTGCGTTGTTCCAGCCCTCACGGGTATCATATTTTTGCAAAAACATATGATCAGCAAATGCTGCACCAAAACTCAGTTCTGCGGGACATTGACCACGCTTGTCCTGTGGAAGCGGTTTAATTTCGATAGGCACTTGCTATTCCTTCCACGACTCTAAGTTCTTTCCGGTTCGCTTCATTGCTTTTAGCGAGGACATGTCTGTAGATGCAATAACCCGCTTCTTTCAGTCAACGTATTTCTCTAACCCGCCAGAGAGCGTGCAATCACAAGACGCTGGATATCAGAGGTTCCTTCGTAAATCTGACATACCCGCACATCCCGATATATTTTGGCGAGTCCGAACTCTTCCAGATACCCGTATCCACCGAGGGTCTGTATCGCGCCGGAACAAACCGCTTCAGCCGTTTCCGATGCAAACAGTTTGGCCATTGAGGCCTGGATGAGAGCAGGTTCTCCGGCGTCTTTCATTTGTGCTGCAGACAGTACAAGCTCACGGGCTGCTTCAAGACGGGTTTTCAAGTCGGCAAGGCGGAACCCAACGGCCTGATGCTCCATAATCGGTTTGCCAAAAGAAACCCGTTCGCAAGCATATTGCGTTGCCACTTCAAGGGCTGCTTGCGCCATACCAACGCTCTGTGCGGCAATACCGATGCGCCCTGCTTCAAGATTAGAGAGGGCAATCCTGTATCCCTTCCCCTCTTGACCCAATATCAATTCATCTTCAACAAACACCTCTTCAAACCTAAGGGTACAGGTATCAGATGCCGTTTGTCCCATTTTATGTTCTACTTTCTCAACGACAAAACCGGGTCGATCGGTCGGCACAAGAAAGGCAGAAATCCCCCGCTTCCCCGCGGCGGGCTCTGTCACCGCAAAGACAACAGCCAGTCCGGCGATTTTGCCGGATGTTATAAACTGCTTTGATCCGTTTATTATATAGCCGCCGTCAACTTTCATAGCCTTTGATCGCATAGCAGATGCATCAGAACCCGCGTCGGCTTCCGTCAGGGCAAAGGCGCCGATCATCCTGCCGGAAATCAAGTCGGGCAGAAATCGGTTTTTCTGTACTTCTGTCCCGTCTTTTAACAGCCCCCCGACAATCAGGCTGTTTTGAATGGAGATAATGGTCGATAGTGATCCGTCTCCAGCCGCCAGTTCCATAAGAGCTAGAGCATAGGAAACATAATCAACCGCAGCCCCGCCATATTTTTCTGGGGCCGTCATGCCAAAGAGGCCAAGTTCAGCAAGCTCGGTAAACAGCGCCAGCGGGTATCCGCCTTCTGCCTCATAGGAAAAGCTGTTCGGCTTTATTTTCTCTTGTGCGAAGGTGTGAACCATATCGCGCACAGCAGTCTGTGTTTCATCCAAAATCATTTTATGGTTCCTTATGCTGCCTGTTCTTTGTCAGAACGCCCGGCACGTTGAAGTTCCTCAATTAGCTCTCTCTGGCGCACCTGGTATTTTTCAATAGCCTCTTCCTTAACGGGACCAAATCCCCGTATCATATCCGGCAGCTGCGCAAGCTCCACAGCCAAAGGAAGCGTTGCCTCGTTAAGTGACGTTACCATGCGCTCGATCAATGCAAAATAGTCTCTTACCAAAGCGCGTTCTTGTTTGCGTTCCGCCGTTTTGCCGAAAGGGTCCACCCATGTGCCGCGCAGTCCCTTCAGCCTGGAAACTACTTTCAAGAGCGCAAATACCCACGGTCCAAATTTGATTTTTCCCGGCCGGTTCGTTCTGGCGTCAGTGCGAGAGATTATAGGGGGCGACAGCCAAATCGATAGCTTCCCAGTGCCTGAAAACTGTGCTTTCAGTGTCTCAATAAACTCCGGTTCTGAATATAAACGCGCCACTTCATATTCGTCTTTGTAGGCCATCAGTTTGTAGGCATTCACGGCAACGGCTCGCACCAGATCTCCGCCCCCTTCATCCAACCCTCGCACCTTACTCTCTACAACGCTGACAAGATTCCTGTAACAATCTGCATAAGTTTCGCCCTGATAAGCAATCAAATCTCTGTATCGCCTGTCGACAAGAGATCCTGTGTCCTCCTGGGAAAGTGTCGGCTGTGCTTCCCTGATCCCCGCAATTGCTTCTACTTTCTGAGTATCTACTGCAGCCAGACGTCCCCACATAAAGGCCCGTTTGTTCAGATCCACAGTGACACCGTTAATCTCGACCGCCTTCATCAATGCTTCTCTAGAAACCGGCAAAAGGCCTTGCTGCCATGCGAACCCAAGCATCAGCATGTTGGCGGCAATCGCATTGTCAAATAATCCCTCGGCAATTGATGTTGCCTTTAATTCAAAACCGCTACGTGCCCGCTTCATCAGAAGCGCCGCCATCTCATCCGCTGGAATCTCAGCATCCCTGCTTGTTACAATATCCGCCGTTGGCGCCACATCAGTATTGAGAACAACAGCAGCCTTGCCGTGTCCTATTTTCTGAACCGCATCATCGCTGGAGGCAACAACCAGGTCCGTCCCGAGAAGAACATGGACTTCCGGTGTACCGATGCGTACCGAATGAATATCATGATCCTTTGCTGCAATTCGAACCTGACTGACAACCGCCCCATTTTTCTGGGCCAGGCCTGTAAAGTCAAGAACCGTGGCATTGAGTTTTTCCCGGAAAGCCGCAGTCCCAAGAAGTGAACCCGTTGTAAGCACTCCGAGACCTCCGATCCCCGCCACAT
This region includes:
- a CDS encoding acyl-CoA dehydrogenase family protein, encoding MILDETQTAVRDMVHTFAQEKIKPNSFSYEAEGGYPLALFTELAELGLFGMTAPEKYGGAAVDYVSYALALMELAAGDGSLSTIISIQNSLIVGGLLKDGTEVQKNRFLPDLISGRMIGAFALTEADAGSDASAMRSKAMKVDGGYIINGSKQFITSGKIAGLAVVFAVTEPAAGKRGISAFLVPTDRPGFVVEKVEHKMGQTASDTCTLRFEEVFVEDELILGQEGKGYRIALSNLEAGRIGIAAQSVGMAQAALEVATQYACERVSFGKPIMEHQAVGFRLADLKTRLEAARELVLSAAQMKDAGEPALIQASMAKLFASETAEAVCSGAIQTLGGYGYLEEFGLAKIYRDVRVCQIYEGTSDIQRLVIARSLAG